In one Rhinopithecus roxellana isolate Shanxi Qingling chromosome 1, ASM756505v1, whole genome shotgun sequence genomic region, the following are encoded:
- the CGGBP1 gene encoding CGG triplet repeat-binding protein 1, with product MERFVVTAPPARNRSKTALYVTPLDRVTEFGGELHEDGGKLFCTSCNVVLNHVRKSAISDHLKSKTHTKRKAEFEEQNVRKKQRPLTASLQCNSTAQTEKVSVIQDFVKMCLEANIPLEKADHPAVRAFLSRHVKNGGSIPKSDQLRRAYLPDGYENENQLLNSQDC from the coding sequence ATGGAGCGATTTGTGGTAACAGCACCACCTGCTCGAAACCGTTCTAAGACTGCTTTGTATGTGACTCCCCTGGATCGAGTCACTGAGTTTGGAGGTGAGCTGCATGAGGATGGAGGAAAACTCTTCTGCACTTCTTGCAATGTGGTTCTGAATCATGTTCGCAAGTCTGCCATTAGTGACCACCTCAAGTCAAAGACTCATACCAAGAGGAAGGCAGAATTTGAAGAGCAGAATGTGAGAAAGAAGCAGAGGCCCCTAACTGCATCTCTTCAGTGCAACAGTACTGCGCAAACAGAGAAAGTCAGTGTTATCCAGGACTTTGTGAAAATGTGCCTGGAAGCCAACATCCCACTTGAGAAGGCTGATCACCCAGCAGTCCGTGCTTTCCTATCTCGCCATGTGAAGAATGGAGGCTCCATACCTAAGTCAGACCAGCTACGGAGGGCATATCTTCCTGATGGATATGAGAATGAGAATCAACTCCTCAACTCACAAGATTGTTGA